The following proteins are co-located in the Neodiprion virginianus isolate iyNeoVirg1 chromosome 6, iyNeoVirg1.1, whole genome shotgun sequence genome:
- the LOC124307768 gene encoding persulfide dioxygenase ETHE1, mitochondrial, protein MRSLLVGFHRQCRAAKNILNYRITIRSQHQQVANFVLTEPIQFSRDFLFRQLFDPVSSTYTYLLGDVTKREAILIDPVIEHAERDANMINELGLCLKYAVNTHMHADHITGTGKLKILLPSCRSMISRASGAEADILLNPQDNIEFGRHQLKVLPTPGHTEGCVTYVCHEQGIAFTGDTLLIRGCGRTDFQGGSSATLYKSVHSVIFNFPLNYRLYPAHDYTGRTVTTVGEEKVYNPRLSKSLDEFIHIMENLNLPYPKMIDKAVPANKICGLFELDEQKNM, encoded by the exons ATGCGCTCACTTCTGGTCGGGTTCCACCGACAATGTCGGGcagccaaaaatattttaaactaCCGAATCACAATTCGATCTCAACACCAACAAGTtgcgaattttgttttgacagAGCCGATACAATTTTCGAGGGACTTTTTGTTTCGGCAG ttattcGACCCTGTATCTAGCACGTACACTTATTTGCTTGGCGACGTTACAAAAAGAGAAGCAATACTGATAGACCCGGTCATCGAGCATGCTGAGCGTGATGCAAACATGATAAATGAACTGGGACTTTGCCTGAAATATGCAG TGAATACTCATATGCATGCAGACCACATTACCGGTACCGGAAAATTGAAGATTCTTTTACCTAGCTGCCGATCAATGATATCACGTGCTAGTGGCGCTGAAGCTGATATATTACTGAACCCTCAAGACAATATAGAATTTGGAAGGCATCAGCTCAAAGTCTTACCAACTCCGGGTCACACTGAAG GCTGCGTCACATACGTTTGTCACGAACAGGGAATCGCCTTCACTGGCGACACTCTTCTGATACGTGGATGTGGACGAACTGATTTTCAG GGTGGTTCTTCAGCGACTCTCTACAAATCTGTACATTccgtgatttttaattttccgtTGAACTATAGATTATATCCGGCGCACGACTACACTGGAAGAACTGTGACAACGGTGGGTGAAGAAAAGGTGTACAACCCAAGATTGAGTAAATCTTTGGACGAGTTTATTCATATAATGGAAAACCTAAATCTGCCTTATCCCAAGATGATTG ATAAAGCAGTCCctgcaaataaaatttgcgGATTATTTGAGCTTGATGAacagaaaaatatgtaa